The stretch of DNA CATGGCGGTGAGCGCCGATCCGGGACCGGACTACGGGAAGATCCGCATCCTCAAGGTGCCCGGCGACACCGGCACCCTGGGCCCGAACCTCGCCCAGGCGAAGTTCAACTCGGACCCGGAGGTGGCCCGCCAGCTGAACATCCTGAAGAACGGCGGCGACTCCGACGTGGAGTACGGCAACCTGCTGACCCTCCCGGTCGGCGGCGGCCTGCTCAACGTGGAGCCGGTGTACGTGCGCGGGCGCACCGCCAAGTACCCGGTGCTGCAGAAGGTGCTCGCGGTGTACGGCAAGGACAACGTGGCCTTCGAGAACACCCTGGAGGACGCGCTCAAGAAGGTGTTCGGCGCGGCCACGGCGGGGACGACCCCGACGGCCCCGACCACGCCGGGCACCACGCCGACCACTCCGACCACGCCGACCACCCCGACGACGCCCACCACCCCGGCCCTGCAGAAGGCGCTGCAGGACGCCCAGAAGGCGTTCACCGACGGGCAGACCGCCCTGAAGAACGGCGACTGGACGGCCTACGGCACCGCGCAGAAGGCGCTCCAGGACGCGCTCAACGCGGCGGCCGCCGCCCAGGGCGCCACGGGCGGCTCGAGCCCGAGCCCGAGCCCGAGCCCGAGCTCGAGCCCTTCGCCCTCGCCCTGAGCAGTACTGATTTCTGATCCACTCCGCGTCCGTGCTACGGTTGGCACACAACGACGCGGGGTGGAGCAGCTCGGTAGCTCGCTGGGCTCATAACCCAGAGGTCGCAGGTTCAAATCCTGTCCCCGCTACTCTGAACCGAAGGCCCGGAGATTCACTCTCCGGGCCTTCGGTGTTCTCCGGTGTTCTCCGGCGAGTGGGCGCATCTGCGCAGGTCGGCTCCGGTACTATCGACCGTCGCCAACGATGCCGGCACCAGCACCCCCCTGTCGGGGTTTGTGAGGCCCAAGTGTCGGGAAATCGACAAAGCGCCGAAGCAATCTCGCCGGGCTTCGGCCGACCCCGCCAATATCGGCCGGGCAGGTGTACGCGGGTTGCGGGTGATGCCACGATGGACCACACGGGGGACGACGGACGGCCACTGACGGGCCGTCGGCCGGGGGAGGGCCGCCGCAGTGCTCCGGGGGGAGGGAAATCGGCGTGAAGCTGATCGGTAGGAACGGACCGGGCGGCAAGCCCGTACCGACCGCCCCCGAGACCGAGCAGGCCGTGTACGACCGGCCCGAGGGCGGCTCCGCGCAGGACGGCGGCCCGCGCGACACCGGTGCGCACGACACCGACACCTGGGCGCAGAGCCCGGACGACACCCAGAGCTCCCTGCCCGCCCAGCGCACCGCCGGCCTGGCCGTGCCCCGCTCGGTGCCCGGCCACGGCCCCGACAGCCTCGTCCACCTCTCCGCCCGTGACTATGCCGCTGCCGTCGGGTCCTACCCCCCGGCCCGGTCGGCCGAAACCGATTCCGTGCTGGACGGCCTCGACGGCGGCAGCTTCGAGACCGCGCTGGCCGCCCGCGAGCAGGCCGCGCTGGAGAGCCGGCACCGGGAGGCCGCCGACGGTGGCGACCCGGGCGCGGCCAGCCAGCTCGGTGCGCTGCTGCTGCGCCGGGGCGAGCTGGAGGCCGCCGAACCGTACCTGCGGGCCGCCGCCGCGGCCGGGCAGCGGGCCGCCGCCAACAACCTCGGCGTGCTGCTGCACCAGCGCGGCCACCGGGCCGAGGCCGCCCAGTGGTGGCGCCAGGCCGCCGTCGCGGGGAGCGCGCCGGCCGCGCACGCCCTCGGTCTGCAGCTGCGCGACCAGGGCGAGGAGGAGGCCGCCGAGTACTGGCTGCACTTCGCCGCCGAGCAGGGCCACCCGCTGGGCGCCTACGCGCTGGGCGACCTGATGGAGCACCGGCGGGACGTGCGGGCCGAGCGCTGGTTCCGCGCCGCCGCCGACGCCGGCCACCGCGAGGCCGCCTACCGGCTGGCCCGGATGCGGGAGGCCGCGGGCGACAAGGAGACCGCCGAGACCTGGTACCGCACCGCCGCCGCGCGCAGCCACGCCCGCGCCGCGCTGCGGCTCGGCGTGCTGCTCGAGGAGCGCGCCGACCACGAGGAGGCCGCCCGCTGGTACCGGCAGTCGGCCCAGAACGGCGAGGCCCGGGCCGCCTGCGCGCTCGGCTTCCTGCTGCGCGACGCCGGCGACCAGACGGCCGCCGCCGAGTGGTGGCAGGAGGCCGCCGAGGCGGGCGACGGCAACGCCGCCAACGCGCTCGGCGCGCTGCACGCGGGCCGGGGCGAGGCCGCCGAGGCCGAGCGCTGGTACCGCGCGGCGATGGACGCGGGCGACCAGAACGGCGCCTTCAACCTCGGCCTGCTCTGTGCGGGCCTGGGCCGGGACGCCCAGGCCGAGCAGTGGTACCGCCGCGCGGCCTACGCGGGGCACCGGGAGGCGTGCAACGCGCTGGCCGTGGTGCTGCTCCAGCGCGGGGACGAGTCCGGCGCCGAGCCGTGGTTCTCCAAGGCCGCCGAGGCGGGCAGCGTGGACGGCGCCTTCAACCTGGGCGTCCTGCACGCCGGGCGCGGGGAGCAGCAGCAGGCGCACGAGTGGTACGCGCGCGCCGCCGCGGAGGGGCACGGCGAGGCCGCGCTCCAGCTGGCCGTGGCCCAGGAGCAGCGCGGCCACCTCGGCGCGGCCCTGGACCGCTACCGCCAGGCCGCGGCCGGCGGTTCGGCCGAGGGTGCCTTCCGGCTGGCCTCGATCCTGGACCGCCGGGGCGACGCCGACGAGGAGGCCGAGCACTGGTACGCCGTCGCCGCCGATGCCGGGCACCGGCGGGCGCAGGTGCGGATGGGCGTGCGGGCCGCCGAGCGCGGCGCGCTGGAGATCGCCGAGAGCTGGTACCGCCGCGCGGCGGAGGGCGGCAGCCGCAGCGCCGCCTTCAACCTCGGCCTGCTGCTGGCCCGTCAGGACAGCGAGGCCGAGGCGATGCTCTGGTACACCCGAGCGGCCGACGCCGGCCACGGGCGGGCCGCCCTGCGGCTCGCCCTGCTGGCGCTGCGGCGCGGCGAGCCCGTCCAGGCGGAGAGCTGGTGCCAGCGGGCCACCGAGTACGGGCCGGCGGAGGTCGCGGAGCGGGCCGGGCGGCTGCTGGGCGCGTTGAGCGCCGAGCTGAGCGCCTAGAGGGGCGTCACCACCGGGGGCGCGGGGAACTGCGCGGGATGGGCTCTACGGGGTGCACGGTTGCGCGCGCAGTTCCCCGCGCCCCC from Kitasatospora sp. MMS16-BH015 encodes:
- a CDS encoding tetratricopeptide repeat protein; the encoded protein is MLDGLDGGSFETALAAREQAALESRHREAADGGDPGAASQLGALLLRRGELEAAEPYLRAAAAAGQRAAANNLGVLLHQRGHRAEAAQWWRQAAVAGSAPAAHALGLQLRDQGEEEAAEYWLHFAAEQGHPLGAYALGDLMEHRRDVRAERWFRAAADAGHREAAYRLARMREAAGDKETAETWYRTAAARSHARAALRLGVLLEERADHEEAARWYRQSAQNGEARAACALGFLLRDAGDQTAAAEWWQEAAEAGDGNAANALGALHAGRGEAAEAERWYRAAMDAGDQNGAFNLGLLCAGLGRDAQAEQWYRRAAYAGHREACNALAVVLLQRGDESGAEPWFSKAAEAGSVDGAFNLGVLHAGRGEQQQAHEWYARAAAEGHGEAALQLAVAQEQRGHLGAALDRYRQAAAGGSAEGAFRLASILDRRGDADEEAEHWYAVAADAGHRRAQVRMGVRAAERGALEIAESWYRRAAEGGSRSAAFNLGLLLARQDSEAEAMLWYTRAADAGHGRAALRLALLALRRGEPVQAESWCQRATEYGPAEVAERAGRLLGALSAELSA